The segment ACGACGGAACCGGGACCGCTCCCACGACTCCTGCCGACCCGGCCGCGGCCGTCGCGGACAACTGGACCCTCGTGGCGAGCGTGCCCGCGACCGGCACCGGTTACACCGACGAGCCGAGCACTCGCGATTTCTGGAGCTACGTCGTCTTCGTCTCGGACGGGTGCAACATCAGCCCCGTGTCCAATGCACCCGACGGAGCACTGAATTACCACCTCGGTGACATCAGTTCCAGTGGCGACAACGCAGTGGACACTCAGGACATCTCGGCACTCGCGAGTGCTTACGGTACTTCCGAGGGCGATGCATCCTACGACGCCTTCGCCGACGTCGGACCCACCACCGACTTCACTCCGAGCAGTCGCCCGACGACGGACAACCAGATCCAGTTCGAGGATCTGCTCATGTTCGCCGCCAACTACGGCGTGGTCTCGAAGTCGACGTCGCCGGCGCCGGTGGCGGTGAACGACGTGACGCTGCACGTGCCGACGGTCCCCTCCGAGACCGGCGAGATCACGGTGAGCATCCAAGTGGCCGGCGACGCCTCGCTGCGCGGCTTGAGCGTGCCCGTCGAATGGGACGCGTCGGCCGCCGAGTTCCTCGGCTGGTCGGCCGGTGATCTCATGGCCCGTCAGGGAGGCCTTGCTCCGGTGTACTCCGCGGAGCCGGGCCGCATCGATGCTGCAGTCTTCGGCGATCGTCCCGGCATCGCTGGAGAAGGCACCATGGCGGTGCTGCGATTCCGCGTGAAGCCCGATACGAATCCTGCTTTCGCGCTGGGGTCCATCGACGCCCGTGATTTCGACAACGAACAGATCACCATCGACGGCACCGTCGTCCGCGGCGTCACCGGCAACGCGCCCACGGCGCTGCGCACCGAGCTGCGGCCGAACGTCCCGAATCCCTTCAACCCGCGCACCACGATCCACTTCGTGGTGGGTCAGGAGGGTCCGGTGAAGGTCCGGGTCTTCGACGTGTCGGGCCGTCTGGTCCGCACGCTGGTCGACGAGACCATGAACGCGGGCGCGAAGGCGATCGACTGGGACGGCACCGACGACTCCGGTCGTCAGGTTTCATCGGGTACCTACCTGATGCGTCTGTCGACCGTCGACGCTCAGCAATCGCGGACCATGCTGCTCGTGAAGTAACGCGGTCCCGCAACCGCACGAAGAAGGGGGCGGCGCCGTACGGCGTCGCCCCCGTTCCGTTCCGCAGCAGGGAACCGGGATCAGTCCACGTACTCGGCCTTCACCCGGCCGAACGCCGCTTCGTCGGCCGACACCGACGTGTCCACGCGGACCTCGAAGCCGTGGTCGCTGTCGATGGTCCGCCAGCCGGTGCCGGTGAGCGAGTCGATCGCCTGGCCACCCGCGTAGGTGGCGTCGGACGGGCCGTTGAGGAAGAAGGCCTCACCCAGTGCAACGAGCGGATCGATCTTCACGGTGATCGCGTACTGCTCGCCGGCGGCAAGGTTGGCGGGCGCATCGCCGAAGTCGAACTGCACCGGAGCCGAGGTCTGGTCCGACGGTAGCAGGGTCGACGGGAACTCCTTCGACGTCAGCGGCGGCTCCACCGGAAGGCCGTCCTGATCGACGGTGTGGATGCCGATGATGATCGTCGGACCGAGTTGCTCTGCCCCGATCCGCAACGACACGCTCGTGAGCTGGCCGGCCAGTTCGGCCGTGAAGGTCTGTCCGCGAGACTTCGGCGAGAAGTCGACCCAACCGAAGCTGGCGAACGACGAGCCGAGAGTGTCCAGGGCATACGTCGCGGTGACGGCTTCGGTCTGGGCACGTGCGGCCGCAGCGAACGTCGACAGGACGATCACCGACATCAATGGGACGAGAAGACGACGGGACACGAGTTGTTCCTCCTGGGTGTGGATACCGATGAATCGGGGGAGACGGTCGTGTGGACCGTGATTTCAACACGACCACGCCGGCGATCCAAGCCCGGAGAGGGGCGCGACCGTCCACTCAGCCGATCGACTCCAACCACGACCGATGCCAGGCGTCGACGCGCGTCACCTCGGGGTGGAAGGTCGACACGCTCACGCGTCCCGATCGCACGGCCACCGGCTCGGAATCGATCGCGCCCCACACCTCGACCCCGTCGCCCAGACGCGTGATCCGCGGGGCGCGGATGAACGACACCACCTGCCCGTCGACGGTCGCGTCGTCGCTGTGCACGGCAGCCTCGAAGCTGTCGACCTGCCGGCCGTAGGCGTTGCGATGGACAGTGATGTCGAGCAGACCGAGCGGCTGCACGCCCCCGGCGTCGACGAGGTCGGTGGCCAGCAGGATGCAGCCGGCGCAGGTGCCGAGCACGGCGTGCTCGCGGGCGAAATCGACGATCGCCGTGTCGAGACCGCTGCGCGCCATCAGCTTGCGCAGCGTGGTCGACTCGCCGCCGGGAACGATCAATCCGTCGCAGCCGTCGAGTTCGGACGGCCGCCGGACCTTCTGCACGCCGACGCCGAGCCCCGCGAGGAGCTCGGCGTGCAGCGCGAAGTCACCCTGGAGGGCCAGCACCCCCACCTGGCGTTCGCTCATGATCGTTTCGTCCTACCAGCCGCGGGCGGCCATCTTCTCGTCTTCGGGGATCGACTCGATGGTCAGGCCGACCATGGCGCCCTCGAGGTCCATGGAGATCTCCAGCAGCTTCTCCGGATCGTCGTAGTAGGTCACGGCGTCCACGCAGGCCTTGGCGCGCGCGGCGGGGTCGTCGCTCTTGAAGATCCCGCTGCCCACGAACACGCTCTCGGCGCCGAGCTGCATCATCATGGCCGCGTCGGCCGGGGTGGCCACGCCGCCGGCCGCGAAGTTCGGTACCGGTAGCTTGCCCTGCTCGTGCACCATGCGCACCACGTGGTAAGGCGCACCGAGGTTCTTGGCCTCGTGGAAGAGCTCGTCCTCGCGCATGGTCTGGATCCGGCGGATGCCCTCCTGCACGGCTCGCATGTGGCGGACGGCCTCGACCACGTTGCCGGTGCCGGCCTCGCCCTTGGTGCGGATCATGGCCGCGCCCTCGCCGATGCGACGCAGGGCCTCGCCGATGTCGCGGCAGCCGCAGACGAAAGGCGCCGTGAAGGCGAACTTGTCCACGTGGTGGGCCTCGTCGGCCGGGGTCAGGACCTCGCTCTCGTCGACGAAGTCCACACCGAGGGCCTCGAGGATCTGCGCCTCGACGAAATGGCCGATCCGGCACTTGGCCATGACCGGGATCGACACGGTGTCCTTGATGTCCTGGATCATGCGCGGGCGGCTCATGCGGGCCACGCCGCCCTCGACCCGGATGTCGGCGGGAATGCGCTCGAGAGCCATGACGGCGACCGCCCCGGCATCCTCGGCGATCTTCGCCTGCTCGGCGTTGGTGACGTCCATGATGACGCCGCCCTTGAGCATCTCGGCCAGGCCGACCTTCACGTTCAGGCGCTCGCTGGCGCCATCGTGACCGTTCGTGTGTGTGTTCATGACCCTGCCCTCCTCTGGGCTCGTGGATCGCGCGGCCGCGACGCCGTGCTGTCGAACAGAGGGTGAAAACCTGCGGTGGATCGCCCTAAATGGTGGCGCGGGAAGAGTATAGGCAGCTCGGGGATCCCCGGCAATCGACAGGAACCGTCGCACCGGGACGTGAACTGTACTGGTCCCCTACCCCAGACGACCCAACTGTATTGGTCCGACCGGCTTCGCACGCCTCCGGGGTGACTTGTCCTGGCGCCGCCGGCGGGCGTATTCTGATGCTGATCAGCCGCGCGGACCCGTTGGCCGGTGAGCCTCTTTCGCCCGACCACTTCCCTGCCGCGCCGACACCCGGGCCCCGGACCGCGATCCGTTCCTCCTCGTCGATCGGAGGCCCCGTCATGCCCGGTGTGCACACCACCCTCTTCGTCACGGCCGTTCTCGTGTCGCTCGCCGTCGGCCCCGCGGCCCGCGCCCAGCAGGCACCGCCCTGCTCCGAGGGCGAGTTGATCGCCCTGGAGTACTTCGGCGATCTCGTTGCCGATCCGTTCGAGGTCGCGGTGATCGAGGACCACCTGGCCGCGATCCGCGATCTCGACCCCCGCATGGCCGACGTCCAGGCCGCGGCCCTCGAATGGGTCCCGGGCTCGGTCATGGTGAAACTCACCGACGACGCGCGTGCGGACTTCGACGCCGGCATCCGCACCGGGTTCGACGACCTGGGCGACGAACTCGGGGTATCGGGATACAGGACCTACACGACGAACCCGTGGATGGCGGTCTACTTCGACGAGCCCCTGCACCCCGAACGCCTGGTGGAATTGTACGAAACCCTTCCCGAGGTCGTCAGAGCCGAGCTCAACGCCGTCGCCGGCGACGCGAGCGACGTCACCAGGCTCGACGACACCCGCTACGTGTTCCGCATCGGCTCGGGCGACTGTCCCTCGGGATGCATCGACGAACAGTTCTACTTCTTCGAAGTGGAGAACGGCACCGCGGCACTGCTGGCGCAGACCGACGCTCCGGCGAACGCTCCCGAGGTCTCGCTGCAGCCCGCGCGGCCGAATCCGTTCAATCCAGCGACGTCGATCGCGTTCGACCTGCCGCGGGAGGGCCGGGCCAGGATCGAGGTCTACGATCTGCGCGGTCGCCACGTCGCCACGTTGCTCGACGCCGTGCGACCGGCCGGCCGCGACGAGGTCATCTGGCGCGGAACCGACGCGTCGGGCCGCGCCGTCGCCTCGGGCGTGTACGTGGTGCGTCTGCAGACCGAAGCCGGGACCGACCTGCAGCGTGTCACGCTGGCGAAGTAGTCCCGGCTCCGTCCGAAGGGGGCGGCGCCGTGGATCAGGCGTCGCCCTCGGGTGCGGGCTCGGCGACGGCCAGCTTCTCGAGTTCGCGGTCGATGTGGAACATACCGCGACCCTCGGTACCGATCAGCTCGATGCGATCCAGGATGCCGGAGAACAGGCTCTCCTCTTCGTGCTGCTCGGACACGTACCACTGCAGGAAGTTGAAGGTCGAGAAGTCCTTCGACGTGAACGCAGCGTCGGCGAGCTCGTTGATCTTGCGAGTGACGAGTTTCTCGTGCTCGTAGGTGAGTTCGAAGATCTCCCGCACGGTCTCGTACTCGGAGCGCGGCTCGTCGATCTGGCCGAGCTTCGCCAGGGCACCGGTCTCGCTCACGTAGTCGAACAACCGCTGCATGTGCTGCATTTCCTCGACGGCGTGTTGTCGGAGGAAGCGGCCGGCACCGGGCATGCCCTTCCATTCGCACCACGCGGCCATCTGCAGGTACAGGTTGGACGAGTAGAACTCCAGATTGATCTGGTCGTTGAGCATGTCGACGAGCTTCGAGTCGAGCATCACGGGCTCCAGCGATTCGGGGGAAAGGGCTCGGGACTCCGCGGTCGGTCCGTCCTTCGATCATAGAATCGCACCAACGCACCCGCTCCCACGGAATCGTGAGGGCGTACCGATTCCCGCACGGACCCGGTCGAAGGTGTACGACCGGACGCTACGGTGTACGGGATGACGGACGACAGCCGAGCGATCTGGTCTTCACCCCCGACGTGTCAGCGCCCCGCGTCGCTCTCCACGCTGGCCTGGACCGAGCGCATGTACGCCAGCACGTCGGCCACCTTCTGCGAGTCGGGCAGCGCCTGGACCATGGTCGTGCCCGGCGCAAAGGACCGTGGCGCGAGGAGGTATTCGGCGAGACGGTCGCGCGTCCACGT is part of the Candidatus Krumholzibacteriia bacterium genome and harbors:
- the pdxT gene encoding pyridoxal 5'-phosphate synthase glutaminase subunit PdxT codes for the protein MSERQVGVLALQGDFALHAELLAGLGVGVQKVRRPSELDGCDGLIVPGGESTTLRKLMARSGLDTAIVDFAREHAVLGTCAGCILLATDLVDAGGVQPLGLLDITVHRNAYGRQVDSFEAAVHSDDATVDGQVVSFIRAPRITRLGDGVEVWGAIDSEPVAVRSGRVSVSTFHPEVTRVDAWHRSWLESIG
- the pdxS gene encoding pyridoxal 5'-phosphate synthase lyase subunit PdxS, whose amino-acid sequence is MNTHTNGHDGASERLNVKVGLAEMLKGGVIMDVTNAEQAKIAEDAGAVAVMALERIPADIRVEGGVARMSRPRMIQDIKDTVSIPVMAKCRIGHFVEAQILEALGVDFVDESEVLTPADEAHHVDKFAFTAPFVCGCRDIGEALRRIGEGAAMIRTKGEAGTGNVVEAVRHMRAVQEGIRRIQTMREDELFHEAKNLGAPYHVVRMVHEQGKLPVPNFAAGGVATPADAAMMMQLGAESVFVGSGIFKSDDPAARAKACVDAVTYYDDPEKLLEISMDLEGAMVGLTIESIPEDEKMAARGW
- a CDS encoding T9SS type A sorting domain-containing protein, with protein sequence MPGVHTTLFVTAVLVSLAVGPAARAQQAPPCSEGELIALEYFGDLVADPFEVAVIEDHLAAIRDLDPRMADVQAAALEWVPGSVMVKLTDDARADFDAGIRTGFDDLGDELGVSGYRTYTTNPWMAVYFDEPLHPERLVELYETLPEVVRAELNAVAGDASDVTRLDDTRYVFRIGSGDCPSGCIDEQFYFFEVENGTAALLAQTDAPANAPEVSLQPARPNPFNPATSIAFDLPREGRARIEVYDLRGRHVATLLDAVRPAGRDEVIWRGTDASGRAVASGVYVVRLQTEAGTDLQRVTLAK
- the ftnA gene encoding non-heme ferritin, with the translated sequence MLDSKLVDMLNDQINLEFYSSNLYLQMAAWCEWKGMPGAGRFLRQHAVEEMQHMQRLFDYVSETGALAKLGQIDEPRSEYETVREIFELTYEHEKLVTRKINELADAAFTSKDFSTFNFLQWYVSEQHEEESLFSGILDRIELIGTEGRGMFHIDRELEKLAVAEPAPEGDA
- a CDS encoding c-type cytochrome — protein: ETCASCHALTENPQEPYFGPHLAEIFGRPIAADPNYAYSAALQQLEGTWTRDRLAEYLLAPRSFAPGTTMVQALPDSQKVADVLAYMRSVQASVESDAGR